The genomic segment AGGAGAAGCTCCTGGCCGGTGAGGAGCTCCCAGCCAGAGGGTGTCACACAAGCCAGAAGAAGGAGGGAAGTCGGTCCGCGCCAATGTACTCCCAGAAGTTCTGAGGGCCACACCTGGCCTAGAAGTTGCTCCTGGTACAAATCCTTCCAGCCTCTCCCGAAAGCACGTTCAGACTGTACCCtggcccttcccttcctcctctcctacTCCATCCTCTGGATCAGGGAGGGAGCTGAGTCTTTAATTGTAAATGACCAATAACAATAAAATGCATTAATAGCTAGAGTGGAAAGAATGACTATTTAATGGGTGAGCATAGGAGCAGACATAGTGCTGGTTTCCCCAGCACTCACTCTACagaacagagaagaggaacaATATTACTGTTAATCTGGGAGCTAATCACAGCCTCTGTATTCATCTCCTCACAAGGCAAGAGGGCTGGAGCCACATCAGATGAGACTTAAATGGAGCGATGAAGTCTTGGGCCCACGGAGCATGACCATCACTCAGTTGACTCTCTGCTGCTAGAGGTGCCCGGCTCTGACCCCAGTCCTCCCTCCCATGGCCCAGTTGCGGTTCCCAGGGCCCTTGGAGGTAGCCAGTGGGGCTGCTAAGAGCATGAGAAGGGCAACAGTGGAGGCTGACCAGGCCAAGATCCAGGAGGTTAGGCCTAGAGGAGAGAGTAATGGACCACGGAGCCAGTGGAGGAGGGAAAGCAAGAGCTAAGTATAGACCACACTATTGAGTATATGTTGATAGGGTGTAGACCACTCCCCAGAACAGTGGATCTTAGCTTAGGACAACATGTTCTGCTGGGGTGGGATTCCCCAAAAGAATCCCCTAGGGGATTTTTAAAGTGCACAGCACTGTCCTGCCCCATCAGATTAATGCTTGTCCAGGAGGAAATCCTGGACTTCCTCATCACGGCCATGTGAGCTCCGCTGTTGTTGATGCAAGTGTGCTCCATCCCTCAGAGAACAGAGATCACCCATTGGGGAGGCAACAGGCTCAGGGGAGACAGTCACCCATGAGGAATGAGGGTGGGACAAACAGGCTCAGGAGAGAGCTTGGTTGAGAGGATGTGTGTCAGAGCCAAGTTCAtgcacctgctgcccctgcccaggtAGACTGAGTGCTCCGGGAGGCCAGCCTTGGCCCACCCAGCTCCTAGTGGCTGTGCACCTAGAACATGTGGTTGGGAGGGGTGGAGGGCATGAAACCAGAGAGGAGGAAGACATGTTCCAGagtaagggagggaggaaagggtggTCTggacacattcattcattcttttgttcCAAAAAAATCACAAGTGTCCACCATGGAGAAGTGCTTGGATTTCAGTGAACAGACATGTGCTTTGCCCACTGTCAGAGAACCCTCAGTCCAGGGCCAATGATTTTTGGCATTTCGAGGTCACATAGGTAATGCACAGATAATGTGCCACAGAATCTACTGAGAGGAGGGCAAAGGAGTCTGGCCAGATGGAATGGAATTCTGTCCTTGATTGTCTGCCACAGGGAAGAGActgcagaggcaggcagagaaagaccaaaACGGAGAGAAGTCTAGCCAGTCACTTGAGCACACAGGGGTCACAGAGGGTCCACCAGGCACAGACCAGGTAGGAACTTCCTCATACAAATGAGTCCCCTACTTTTGTGTTCTTCGTCACTGTGGGACCAGGTGGAGAATGTGGGTGACCCATCCCCACTACAGGAGAGAGAACTCAGGGGACAAACGTGGCAGGAGCATCAGCTTCCCATGtgagggagggagcagagacTGCTAGAGAGAGGAGTCTGCACAAGTAGAGGGGTGTgatggggaagagggcagtgcGGAGGAGGTGCGGAGGCCAGAGTGGCTCCATGGGCCTCCTCCACCTCTTCTCACCACAAAATAAACTCTTCTTCCagcctttttctcttcctgtgcttttccctctctttttccctctctcaaGCCAAAGCCCTATGTCTACCAAGGACCCCTGTATGGAACTCTTGTTCCAGAACTTCTGTCCTGGCTTTAGGCCCATGGATGAAatgcagaggggaaaaaaaggtagaGCCAGGGAGGGCAGTGTGATGACTCACAGGAGATTTTGAATACCTTCCCACAGAGTTTAAGGAACCTCTGCCTTTGTCTGTGGACCACTGCCATTAATTTATGGCATGGTGTTAGTTTCATAGAGTAATGGGATGACGCGGACTCTTTGGAGTTCAACAGGCTTGAGCTTGCATCCTTTCTAAACTCTTGCTTATTACCAGCTGGTCTGGGCAAGTAATTTAAACTCAatctccttatctgtgaaatagggGAGAAAAAACACTTCCCTGTAGGGCTGCTGTAGGGATGAAGCACTAGGACACGTGTGGAGTATCTGGGATGATCTCCGGCCATCAGGAAATGCTGTTCTCCACAAGCTGCCTCTGTGACCATGCCCTCCCACACGTACCCATTCCTCCCTAAGCCAGGTGTTACAGATCACCTCCAATGCTGGTTCGAGCAGTCTTTCTGTTCCTCCTCCCCACTGTtctctgtatacacacacacacacacacacacacacacacacacacacacacacacacacacacacacatatatatataagtacatatatatatatacgtttCCCACGCCAACTCAAGCCAGCAACTTGTTCTAAATATACCTTCAGCATCATCAGGGCCCTGAGTCTGAGCTGCCTGCTCCCTGCTCTCCTCCTCATTCCTCAAAGACAGGGAAGGTCCTGCCTCCTCTTCAAAGCCAAGTGCCTGCCCCCTTTCTCCATGCTAGCTCTCTGTCTGTGCTGCATGTTTCCAGCTGGACTGCAGCTCCTCAAGGGCACAGacagttcatctttttccttattACAACTTCCAAAGCATGGTGCAGGACCCTGCACACCAAACCAGTGCTGCCCAGTGCAGAACACAGGAGCACAGAGTGGCCCAGGGTGGCCTGCAGTGGCCACAACCTGCCTCCTTCATACCTATGTGGCAGGGAGACTTGATCTCTTGCTTGTGGAAGGCATATTTTAAGCTTGGTTTTCTCTCGTGGGGGCCACCCACACTCTCTCACACTGTCCATCCACTGGGCAGGCACTCACTGGAGGGTTAGGGGTCGactgttgctggggaggcagcagaCTCACTTGTGCCACTTGAGCATCATTTTATTAGTGAGCATCCCAGGTGTCCTGCCTGGGTGGGCACTCAGTCAATGGCCCTTCCCTGTCCTCCTCAGCCTCATTAGCTTCATATTTTCACTGCCTGAGCTGAGAGAAGGGTTAGGGTTGAGGACAAGGACACAGCAGAGTAAAATATAGCTGAGCAAATAGGATTTCAGTAACAGAGATAGTGGAGATGGGAGGTCAACGTGAGGGCCGGGCAGACACAGGTGGGGAGATGGGTGGAAAGAGGGTCAGAGAAGACGGGACAGCAGTCAGGAGGAGGAATGTGGCCCCACACCAGGttgtgtgggtgggtggagatCTGGAGAGAAGCCTAGAGAGACTGTGCCTCCTCCAGCCTTGGCTGTCTTGGCCAAGGTCTGATGACATCCAGGAGGAATGAGAGCAAGAAAACTAGACAAACATTGCCACCTCTGTTAGAGCTGGAAAAGAATACCCACAGGCCCTGCTGTCCCTCCCCTTTTCTGCACTCACAAGGCTCCTTGCACCTCTCTTCTTCGGGCtactcccctccctgctccaagcaccccctccctccttccccttttcCTCCTGGAGCCACAGCCAGCGGGGCCTGAGAGTCTAGGGAGGGAACAGATGTGACCGGGAGTGCCACCAGAGCAACTGATGTTCAGGAGGAGCAACATCTTGTTAAATAGCAGCCCTGTGTGCTCGGCTTTGTAGGGCAGGTGGCCGAGGAGACTGTCTAGGTCAGCTGGGCTGGAGACTCCAGAGACAGAGCCTGGGGCTGTGGGGCCAGCCCATCCTATTTACTCTGCTCCGGTGGAGGACACAGGCAGGACACTGAGGGGCTCTGTCTTCTGGGTGCCTATGTCAGGAGGCCTGTGTCCCCGgtccatttaatttttctgataatgGCACATTTGATTTTCACAAAAACCTGCAGAGTAGGCATGATGCAAAATATTCCTGTTTTATAGAGAGgacactgaagttcagagaggtttgGGAGTTGCCCAAAGGTGGGAGGTTAGCTGGGGTGTGAAGCCAGGTCACCTGCTTTGAaggcagtgtttttgtttttcccactGCATCGACCCTATCACCTCCTCTCACTATAGCagccccttttccttccttttcctgtctTGAGTGCTGGCAGAAAGTCAAGGGCTAACTAGATTATAGCCATGAGTGGTAGGTGgctatttacattaaaattaattaaaattaaaagttcagtTTCTCCTTTGGTTATACTAGACCCATTTCAAATGCTTAGTAGCCACATGTTggtagtggctaccatattggacagcacagatacagGACATTTCCATCATGGAGGAAAGTTCAACGGACAGCACTGGGCAGGAGACAGAATGGGACAGATAGCCAAGGGCTTAGGGCTGGGGACCTTTGTGAGAGACTGGGGAAATCTGCAAATGAGTCTGGATGAGAGgagtgggctgggggaggaggagagacacCTTGGCCTGTCTCCCAGGCCACTCCCCTGATACTGATACTCCTGGCAATACTAGTGAGCAATTAATTGGTTGGAGTGGGGCCAGGACCAAAGCAGAAGAAAAGGGAGTGAGATGGAGGAGGAACCACCCCCTCTTAGTGAGCCCAGGGCTCTGGTCTTCCAGTCCTGCCTTGCATGCTCAGGGACCCTGGTGTCTTCCCAGCCCTTCCTCACCCCGCCAGACACtagctggctgcttcctgctcactCATCCAGGCCAGGGAGCCAGCTAATGGGATGCAGGGCCACCACCTTCCCAATTAGTCCTGTGAGCCTCGTGCTCACTCACTGGAGTCAGGGTCACCAGCCGTTGGGGAGGGGCTGTGAGCAGCCTGTGAGTAACTGAGACCCAGCTATGACAGGggtccccagcccaggcccctccccaggctgggccCTGGCATCCAGCACCACTCCCGGTGTCCCTGGGGCCCCCCAGAAAGACGAGGTCAGGGAGTTTTGGAGTACAGATTCCTAGTCTCTCAGAGGGACACAGCTCACTCATAGGCAGAACACATAATAGGTGTGTGGCAGGCATGATACGTGGGCAGTGAcaacagggataccagaagaggcgTGTAGACCTTGTATCTGGCAGATAAAAGTGGAGGCTGAGTGATGGATcccaagaaaagagaaagatccaGGGGCTGTGGATGGGGACACTGCTGGGCTTGGGGGGCTGGAGCAGGTACCTGGGTGCGGAAGGGAAAGCTGACAAACCCACATCTATGCATGGAGGGAAGATGGGAGTCAGGCTGACATTGGGGAAGTCAGAAGAGTGAAGAAGCCAGGTGAATGGGTCCCGTGGTGAGAGTGACTGCCCCACAGTGGGCAGACATCAGGGCAGAGCGCCTGTCTCCAGGTTAGGCAATGAGGAGCCATGGGCAAGCCAGTCAGGTGGCAAGAATTGATAGGGCCCTGTGGCCATGGGTACCCCACACTGCAGCCACCCCTGCTGCTGAGTAGGCAGATGCCCAGACTGATTACTTCAGCTCCTCCCGGCCACACCAACTTCCCTGGGGCACCTACCCCTccgcctcccctcccttccccacagTGACTACTGCCCAGAGAATGTCCAGCCCTGGCATAAAGGCCCTGGGTGTCCACAAGCTGTTGTCAGTCAGAAGGCTGCACAGTCCAAGATGGGCTCCTCGAGGGCACCTGGGatggggtgtgtgggagggcaAGTGTTGACGGTGGTATTGCTGCTGGCTGGTCTCCTCCTGCCAGGTAGGAGTCTGGGGGCCGTGGgagcaggggaggtggggagaggagggaggggaggcatGCAGATGCCAAGTCAGGAAAGGCTGGAGGGATCCTGTGTAGGGGAGGGACGCTCTTGTCCAGGGAGAGTCCAGGACAGGACCTGGAGGGGGGAAGGGCAGGGGCTCTGGAATCCGATGCTTGTGCCTGGGGGCTGTTCCTGTCTTGTCACTCCAGCCAGTTGTTtaaactttctgagcctcagtttctgaaACTCTCTAATGAGGTTAGTGATAAGACCTGGCTCTAGTCTCTGTGCATCTCAAATTAAATAATGCATGTGACAAGCACCTTGGGAATCCTGGAGGGTTATGTGGATACTCGTTGTTACTGTTGCTGTCAGTATTACTGGAACAGTAGAAGTTGGAGATGGGatatttaatagtaataataattgctACCATTGATAGAGCCCTTTTTATGGCCCAGACACTATTCTAGCATTGTAAGTACATTAGCACTTTTGATCATTAGAAGAACTGTAGGAGAGAGGATCTGTTATTCCCACTCTACCAGTGAGGACACTGGGGCCAGGAAAGGTTAGGAAATACTGGCTTAAGATCACAAATTACAAAGCAAAAGCTGGGATCCAAACCCCAGGCTGTGCTGTAGACCATGGGGTATTTACAGTGTCCTTGCCTATGGCCCCATGGGCGGGGAGCAGAGGAGAGCAAGAATGACTGATGATTTTGCAGCTAAGTGAGGGGGCTGCGGGCAGAGTTGGGGCTCAGTGTGGAAGGGTACAcagaagatttatttatttactaattttttattttggtatcattaatatacaattacatgagcaacactgtggttactagactccccccttcaccaagtccccacccataccccattacagtcactgtccatcagcatagtaagatgctatagagtcactacttgtctttgtgctctactgccttccctgtgcccccccatacATTATGTATGCAGATTGTGAtggcccttattccccttctccctccctccctgccccagtctctttccctctggCAATCGTTAGTccagataatttatttttgagGGGCAAGGGGAGACACCACAAATTGTGGAGAACTGGTTGTTGGTGGACAGATTTGGCCTCTCTAAATGTGTGAAGCTCGGAGAGGTTTAGTAACTTGCTAGTATAAGGCTCTGTCCGGTGGTGTACTTGGGACCTTGTGGGTGGACATGGGGAGCGCAGGAAGGACAGGGATCCTAGGGTTAGGAGCAAAGGACAGGTTAAGGAAAGAAATGGCTCCACATCCTCGGGGGAAGTAAAGGCAGGAGCAGCCAGTGAGGGCCTGTGGGAGGCAGGTGTGCACATGATGctgggtgggagagagggaaaCTGATAATGGTCATGAGCTTGCAGGGTTTCCTCTGGTGGCCTTGGGCTGGGCCAGGAGTGCAGGGGTGGCTCCAGGTGCTGTGTCCTGTTGCACTGTACCAGCAGGTTCTGAAGCAACAGTGGGTGTCCCCGCATCCTGGCCCCCACCTAGCTTTTCTGGTAGGGGCAGCATTGAGATGGGAACAGAATAGCCATCCTTTGCCCAAGCCTGGACTCTCAGGAGGAGGCTGGTGACTGAATCTGCATCTTCAATTACCTATCCCTCACTCAGTTCCTCTGCTGCCAGCTCCCTCTTCTCTCTGGAATCTCTCTTGCTCCTTCTCCACTGTTTCTGTCCTCGACTGCTTTGTCTTTTGTCTGCTCCCCCAATCTGGTCCTAGTCTCAGCGGGCATTTATGCTCCCACCTCTTAGAGTCTCAGTCTcccccactctctctctccttttttacttatttactcctgccccttcctcattccttctcatcttctttctttcctacttcagagtctcattttctttttttctggaggaTGTTTGGCTTCCTCCTTGCCCCCCTCCCAGAACAATGAAACTGCCTTTATTCTGCTCTCTTGTTTTCCTTGAGAGACAGCAGTCAgttctccctcccctttccatGCCAAACTCTCCCTGGGCTCCTTGCAGTAGAAGTCAGAGCGGCAGATGACTGACAAGGGGCTTCGAGGTGAGGGGGGAAGCCATGCTGTTCTGGCCCTTACCaaccattctttccttcctagggACCTTGGCTAAGAGCATTGGGACCTTCTCAGACCCCTGTAAGGACCCCATGCATGTCACCTCCCCTAATGACCCCTGTCTCATTGGGAAGAGTGGCTCCAGGAGTTTCAGCAGCCACAGTAGCTCCAGCAGTTCCAGCATCTCCACTGGCTCCAGCAGATCCAGTGGCTCCAGTGGCTCCAGTGGCTCCAGTGACTCCAGTGGATCCAGTGGCAGCTCTGGTGTATCCAGTGGCATCTCCAGTGGATCCAATGTTGCCCAGGGTGGTTCTTCCAGATCTTTGAAACTTAAGCCAGGATGGGGGTATTCCCAGATGAGCTACTCCTCTGGATCTGGCTCTAGTCTACAAGATGCATCCAGCTACTTGCAGTCCGGCAGCAGCAGTTCCCAGTCAGGCTCTGGCTCGGCTCTACCAATGAATGATGGTTCTTCCCCCTTTGTAATAAGCTCTTCCCAGTCTGGAGGAGGCTCAAGCTCTTCTGTCTCCCAAACCTCCTGGGTGTCCAGTAGTGGAGGTCAAAGGGTCAGCTCTAACTTACGCCCCTGTGGTCCAGACGTCCCTGACTCTCCCTGCAGTGGGGGGCCTGTCATCTCCAACTCTGGTCCCTACATCTCCAGCTCCCACTCTGTGGCCAAGGGTCAAAGGCCAGTGGTGGTAGTGGTTGAGCAGCATGGCTCTGGTGGCCCTGGACATGTCCCCTGTAGTGATGGGAGTCTTCCAGGCAAGCCCTGCTCCCCCATCACCTCTGTAGACACATCCTATGGCAGCTATGAGGTAGTAGGTGGCTCCTCTAACAGTTACCTGGCCCCTGGCCTGGCCCACAGTAAAGGCAAAATCTACCCTGTGGGCTACTTCACCAAAGATAACCCTGTCAGAGGCTTTCCAGGGGTCCCCTCCTTTGCAGCTGGGCCCCCCATCTCCGAGGGCAAGTACTTCTCCAGCAATCCCATCATCCCCAGCTACAGCTCTTCTAGTTCTGACATCTACCAGTTGGGGGCTTCCCCTGCCATTGCGTTTCAGCCAGTGGGCTCTGGAGGGGTCCAGCCCTGTGGAGTTGGCTCCTCAGGTTCTAAGGGGCCCTGCTCGCTCCCAGGCACTGGCCCCTTCAGTGGCAGCTCCAGCTCCCAGTCGAGTGGCACAATCATCCTTCAACCCTGTAGCAGCAAGTCCAGCTCTTCCGGCCACCCTTGTATTTCTGTCTCCTCCTTGACATTGAGTGGAGGTCCTGATGGTTCACCCCAACCCGATCCTTCAGCTGGTGCCAAACCCTGTGGAAAGTTCCCCTGCCGCTCCATCCGAGACATCCTGACCCAAGTCAAGCCTCTGGGGCCCCAGCTAGCTGACCCTGAAGCTTTCCTACCCCAGGGAGAGTAACTCAACAGTCCATAAGTCAGCTTTTGTATACACATCTATGtgggaatacacacacacacacacacacacacacaagtacgtGCACGGGAGATGTTCCAGGGCCAGGCATGGGGTAAGGtcattttccttccctcctccctcccaagaAGGCTGCTCTACTTCTATGGCTGCAATAGGGCAGACTTCCCCTCAtcacctcttttttctttcttccctcattCTCTCTACTGCTTTGATTCCCATGCTACCACTCATTTCCAGATAACCACTCCCTGaaatttcttttgccatttctttgAGATGGAACAGTTCATCACCTAACCCCACCCACTCAGATTCTTGACTGGGAAAACCCTGAAACAGCCCAGAGTAACTCTGATTCCTAGACAAGtcatcctctcctctccctctttgcCAAATAAACTACAGTCCAAACTGTTGTCTGAAAACAACTGCTTTTCACTGACTTTGCATCTGGTCCACCACCGTGATATACCACTGGGTTCTCACACTCCCAGCTCCACTCCCACCCTCCATCACAGAGACCACCACACCCTCTGTGAGTTCCCAACACTCCTCCTTACCTCTCAGGGTCTCCTTCTCAGTCCCCCTTCCCGGCTGCCACTTCCCTTAATGCTCAGACACTTCCCTGTGTGAGGGAGACACCAGGGCATCTGTGGAGACTGGGTGCTTTCTCTGGATCCCGAACAGATGGCCCAATAAACTGTGTGAACCAGGTGCAGACtttaccttcttggagtcttgggTCTCCTCTTAGGATCTGGTGGTGTGCTCCTATGCCTCTAGAGGTCCCCATTTTCACTCATAATTTGAACCAGTATTTCTCTTCTACCTTACAGCTCCTCCCACAAAGgaggaaaacaataaatatttgttgaactgaaaGCAG from the Manis javanica isolate MJ-LG chromosome 16, MJ_LKY, whole genome shotgun sequence genome contains:
- the CDSN gene encoding corneodesmosin yields the protein MGSSRAPGMGCVGGQVLTVVLLLAGLLLPGTLAKSIGTFSDPCKDPMHVTSPNDPCLIGKSGSRSFSSHSSSSSSSISTGSSRSSGSSGSSGSSDSSGSSGSSGVSSGISSGSNVAQGGSSRSLKLKPGWGYSQMSYSSGSGSSLQDASSYLQSGSSSSQSGSGSALPMNDGSSPFVISSSQSGGGSSSSVSQTSWVSSSGGQRVSSNLRPCGPDVPDSPCSGGPVISNSGPYISSSHSVAKGQRPVVVVVEQHGSGGPGHVPCSDGSLPGKPCSPITSVDTSYGSYEVVGGSSNSYLAPGLAHSKGKIYPVGYFTKDNPVRGFPGVPSFAAGPPISEGKYFSSNPIIPSYSSSSSDIYQLGASPAIAFQPVGSGGVQPCGVGSSGSKGPCSLPGTGPFSGSSSSQSSGTIILQPCSSKSSSSGHPCISVSSLTLSGGPDGSPQPDPSAGAKPCGKFPCRSIRDILTQVKPLGPQLADPEAFLPQGE